The sequence tgtatatgtacttttggattttggatatgtatgtatatatatgtaaatattctctggccagtcttgacttcacaggctgagtcaggagcttgttattttgtatctttggcactctattcccacTTCTATTATCTTATGTTTAAtagttatggttttcttagcacgcaagtgaACTCGTTCCTTGAgagttgcgcttttatttcgcgatttttgtttcctctattcttcaaggctcctagcatattataattcttctgctattatatgtactcattttattttagaggtcgtaataccacaccacctctgttttacaacttaagcgtaaagcttagtgtggtagggtgttacattatggtatcagagcagttcgttcctatagagcctgaaagacggactgattgtacttctgtgcattctctgtatatgtgtgtatgtgctattaggatatctgattgatatatatggcataaatgtttgtgagcatgcatttggaacttaaagcattagacctgcgatattgagactgataaacttaatatcacttgtttggtgtgtatagggaccagatgtcgactcgcggacacggtcgcgggcgaggtagaggtagGACAGGCACTGTTATTCCTGCTCTCATAGGGACTAatccagtagactttatggctgccctGGGAAATATGGCTGCAGCTATGCAGGCGACAGCTGAGgcactgggtaatcagataaatcAGGGTAATCATGGGAACAATAATGATGAGGACGATCCTATGACACTTGCTACATTTATGAAAGTTTGCCCTCCAACTTTTAGGGGAACCTCAAATTCCACTGatgcagataattggattcaGGCTATGGAAAGGGCATTACAGGCACAACAGGTTCCTGAAGAGCAATGGGTTGAATTTGGAACTTATCAGTTGCAAGGTGAagctcagtattggtggcagggaacacgATGTATCCTGCAGCCAGATGGTGCTGCGATTCCTTGGGAGGTTTTCCGGACAGagttctataagaaatactttcctaattcagccagaaatgccaaggaacttgaattaatgtAGTTAAAGCAGGGACAAATGACTATTGCTGAGTATACTAGCAAATTTAAGGAGTTATGTCGCTTTTCTCGTATTTGTCAAGGTGCGCCTGAAGATTTTGTTGAATGGAAGTGTATTAAATATGAGGGAGGTCTTCGGAGCGATATTTTGAGCTTCGTTGCCCCAATGGAGATCAGGGTATTTtctgaattggtgaataagagtagggtggctgaggATTGTGTGAGGAAGGCGGCAGCAGAGAAAGGAAGTTTGAGGGTGCCTTTTCAGAGGCCTTCAGGGAGGAACTTTGCTCCGAGAGGTAAGAATTTCAAGTGTTGAGGCTTTGTTCTACAGCAGACTCAGGGTCAAGGTAATTACAGAAGGCCGAATATTACTGCTAATCAaggaaaaaggtttgggaagcagccacaGTAGGATCTGAATTGTCAGAAGTGCGGAAAATATCATCCTGGAGTTCCGTGCAGATTAGGACTTGGAGTGTGCTATTCCTGTGGACAGCCCGGGCATATAGCCAGTAATTGCCTGGAGAAGAAGTATGAGACTGGCAGAGTGCAGCAGCCGGGGAGAGTATATACCACTTCTACCAtaggtgctgagggatctgaaacactgattagaggtaattgtgaaatgactggtaaaatcttaaatgctttatttgattcaggagcGTCTCATTCATTTATTGTATTTGAAAAGGCCCATGAATTAGGATTGAGAATGGTGGTTTTAGCTAATGATTTGAAAGTATATAATGCTACTCATGAAGCTATGGTGACTAGGATAGGATGTCCACAAGTTCCCTTTCGAGTACAACAACGTgaatttgtgcatgatttgatttgtttgcctatgactggtcttgatctcatcttgggattggattggttatccaagaatcatgttttgcttgattgttctgagaagtcagtacagtttatgccagaagggtcagaagcaccggttgtggtgaatagttactatttgaattctatgatAGTAAACTATTCTCGaaccgaatgtcagggtattatgttattaactgcaggagtatcaggtgatgatcagagtttagagcagattctcattgtatgtgaatttccatatgtgtttccggatgatattaatgaatttccacctaTCCGGGAAGTTGAATTCGCAATTGAGTTAGTGTCTGGAGCCGGTCCGATTTCAAttactccttataggatgtcacctttagaaatgaCTGAACTGAAAGCTTAACTGGAAGATTtgttgggtaagcattttatccgaccaagtgtttctccgtggggagcgccagtattactggtaaagaagaaggatgggagtatgcggttgtgtgtcgattatcggcaattgaataagatcactgtgaagaataaatattCGTTGCCTAGAATCGACgatctaatggatcagttacagggtgccggtgtgttttctaagattgatcTGCGAtttggttatcaccagataagggttagagacgaggatattccgaaaactgctttcaggacgcgttatggtcattatgagtatacagtaatgtcttttgggttaactaatgccactgcagtatttatggattatatgaataGAATTTTCCGACCGTAtctggacaagtttgttattgtcttcattgatgacattcttGTTTATTCTAAGACTGAAGAGGAGCATGCTGATCACTTGCGAACTGTGCTACAAATTCTAAGAGATAGGAAGTTGTATGCTAAGGTATCTaaatgtgagttttggaagagtgaagtgaagtttctcggccacgtggtgagtaaccaggggatagctgtggatcctgctaaggtggaagcagtgatgaattgggagcgaccaacttccgtaacagagatcaggagtttcttaggtttggcggggtattatcgcagattcattaagggattttcacagctcgccttacctttaactaaattgactaggaaggatacgcCTTTTGTCCGGACTCCGGAATGTGAAGAGAATttccaagcattgaagcacaggttGACTACTACACCTGTGTTGATATTGCCTGAACCAAGTGAACCGTTTAaagtgtactgtgatgcatcaCTGAAGGGTCTAGGGTGCGTTCTGATGTagcaccagaatgttgtagcatacgcctcacggtagttaaggccgcatgagatgaactacccgacacatgatttagaacttgctgctgttgtgtttgctttaaagatttggaggcactacctctatggcgttaagtttcttattttttcagaccataagagtttgaagtatcttttttagcagaaagagttgaatattcgtcagaggaggtggatggagcttctgaaagattatgattttgaattgaattatcatccaggaaaagcgTACGTCGTGGCGGACGCTTTGAGTTGGaagtctttatatgcagcttggatgatgttACGGGAGGAAGAGTTACTGAAGGCATTccaaggtttgaatttgggagttAGAGAAGAATCTGAAATTCTGTGTTTGATtcagttgcagatttcaagtgattttaaattagaacttctgaaggctcatcGAGACAGTGAAGCGCtacgtaaggtattaccagcAGTTGAACAGGGAAAATCGTGGAAAGTGTCAGAAGGACAAGATGGTTTGTGGAGGTTCAAGAACCGGATTGTTGTACCAGATATTGGAGACCTGCGACAGAGAATCTTaaaggaagctcataagagcgggttTTCAATTCACCTAGGGAGCACCAAAATGTATCAGGATCTGAAagtgatgttctggtggccaggtatgaagaatgatgtggcattacATGTATCTAAATATTTAACGTgtcagaaggttaagattgagcattagagaccatcagggacccttcagcctttggagattccacaatggaaatgggagagtattgcaatggattttgtgatcGGTTTGCCTAGAACTCGATCTGGTTGTGACGCTATTTCGGTGGTTATGGATCGACTgacaaaatcagctcactttcttcctatccgaataagttgcacaatggagGAATTGGCTCGAATGTATATCAAAGAAATTGTCAGGTTGCATGGTGTGCCTTCTACTATCATATCTgacagagatcctcgtttcacatcaaggttttggggagctttttaacatgcatttgggactcagttaagcttgagtactgcgtatcaccctcagacagatggtcaatcagagagaactattcagaccttggaAGATATACTAAGGACCTGTGTTTTAGACCAGCTGGCGAGTTAGGACcggtatatgccattagtagagtttgcttataataatagctatcatgcgagcatcggaatggctccctatgaggctctgtatggcagGAAATGTCAGTCTCTGTtatgttggtatgaaactggagaaaAGAGTTTATTAGGGCCTGATATGATAGCTGAAACGACTGaacagataaagaagattcgtagtcgaatgcttatagcccagAGCCGCTAGAAAAGTTATGCTGATCAGAGGCGAAAGCCTTTGGAGTTTGAAGAAGGAGAACATGTCTTTCTGAAAGTTACACCAACCAAtggagtgggaagagctattaagactaagaaactaaatccccgttatattggaccgtttgagatcctaaagagaattgggccagtggcttatagaattgccttaccgctgtatcttttgaatttgcacgatgtgtttcatgtatcgcagcttcggaagtatacttCTGACGCAAGTCATGTTCTGGAACCATAACCAATCcaagtaagagaagatctaacacttccagtaattccagtgagaattgatgatactaataTTAAACGATTATGCGGAAaggaagtatcattggtaaaagtagcttggagttAAGCTGGTATTGAGGAACATACCTGGGAACTCGAATCAGATATGCAAAAAGACtacccacatctcttttcaggtaactagatttgaattttgagggcaaaattctttattaggtggataggatgtaaaccccggttaaattagtagataattagtcaataaattagtttttaataaggaggattagaaatgtgaatattatatcaaattaggatagagctcatcgaaacgagaattttgacaccaatttaaaaaaaaaggtccaaaattggaccgaaAGGACCGAACCGGACCCGAACCGGGCtatcggtccaaccggaccaacaCATTAAAAGAGCCGAAAACCCCTTTCTTCTTCATTTCCCCTGCTGCATCGTGAAGAACCCCAGGGAGAAGAAAACACTCCCGAACCTCCTACGATAACTTTCCAAATCCCATAACTTCTCCGTTCGAGCTctaatcgccgcaccgtttgcggccacgtgttcaccgcgtcgagctctacgtttctatcaGAACAATTTCACTAGTAACTTGTTTAATCACTTCCAGCCCTCTTTTCCCctaatttttgagtttttaatgagaaggttgaatttctttgatttctgatgttttaggatccaattagcttgaggaaaacgttcactcttgcttatgtgaagcttgggtaaggtgaggatatgataattctattttattttcattgaatttgagctttgagta is a genomic window of Arachis ipaensis cultivar K30076 chromosome B06, Araip1.1, whole genome shotgun sequence containing:
- the LOC110263713 gene encoding uncharacterized protein LOC110263713; translated protein: MAAAMQATAEALGNQINQGNHGNNNDEDDPMTLATFMKVCPPTFRGTSNSTDADNWIQAMERALQAQQVPEEQWVEFGTYQLQGEAQYWWQGTRCILQPDGAAIPWELKQGQMTIAEYTSKFKELCRFSRICQGAPEDFVEWKCIKYEGGLRSDILSFVAPMEIRVFSELVNKSRVAEDCVRKAAAEKGSLRVPFQRPSGRNFAPRGKNFKC